A portion of the Negativicutes bacterium genome contains these proteins:
- a CDS encoding N-acetylmuramoyl-L-alanine amidase — protein MNNFIIKICCVLAGLLFLLPVTTQAASLSNLTKIENIRAYTGGDDQVRIVVDAAGPVKYNSFVLSNPGRIAIDIKGAWLGPSVPKVTNINSDLVGKVRISQFDKETVRVVVEANVSKEKYKIFALGANKEANKSYRIVMDFGNLDQANGTVKAQVDDTLKKNNTAEFPTPKEIKFFDKPGLQGKVIAIDPGHGGSDPGAIGPTGLTEKEVTLNVGLKLKKLLEAEGATVIMTRTTDIDVARPNASAKEELQARVDIANKANADVFVSIHMDSFVNGSVGGTSTYIYPKTTGDLRLGSFIRKGLLEKLSTDDRNTRNCNFYVVKFTKMPATLAEVAFISNSTEEKMLRSSAGTDKAAQGFLSGLQNYFSNAK, from the coding sequence ATGAATAATTTTATTATAAAAATTTGTTGTGTGCTTGCCGGCTTGTTGTTTTTGTTGCCTGTTACTACACAGGCTGCGTCTTTAAGCAATTTAACTAAAATTGAAAACATCAGGGCTTATACCGGTGGTGATGATCAAGTGAGAATTGTGGTTGATGCCGCTGGGCCGGTTAAATATAATAGTTTTGTTTTATCTAATCCCGGCCGAATTGCTATTGATATTAAGGGGGCTTGGTTAGGACCTTCGGTGCCAAAAGTTACTAATATTAATAGTGACTTGGTTGGCAAGGTTCGGATTAGCCAGTTTGATAAAGAAACGGTCAGAGTGGTAGTGGAAGCTAATGTCAGCAAAGAAAAATATAAGATTTTTGCCTTAGGTGCTAATAAGGAGGCTAATAAATCTTATCGTATAGTGATGGATTTTGGAAATTTAGATCAAGCAAATGGTACTGTTAAAGCACAAGTTGATGATACTTTAAAGAAAAATAATACAGCAGAGTTTCCGACGCCTAAAGAAATCAAATTTTTTGACAAACCGGGCTTACAAGGAAAAGTTATTGCGATTGATCCAGGGCATGGCGGTAGTGATCCCGGAGCGATTGGTCCGACCGGTTTAACAGAGAAGGAAGTTACACTTAATGTGGGATTAAAGCTTAAAAAATTGCTTGAAGCTGAGGGTGCTACTGTTATTATGACTAGAACTACCGATATTGATGTCGCCAGACCTAATGCGTCGGCGAAAGAAGAGTTGCAGGCGAGAGTTGATATTGCCAACAAAGCTAATGCGGATGTCTTTGTTAGTATTCATATGGATTCCTTTGTAAATGGCAGTGTCGGGGGAACTTCTACTTATATTTATCCGAAAACTACCGGTGATTTGCGGTTAGGTAGTTTTATCAGAAAGGGATTATTGGAAAAACTTAGTACCGATGATCGCAATACCAGAAATTGCAATTTTTATGTGGTTAAGTTTACTAAGATGCCAGCTACTTTGGCAGAGGTTGCTTTTATTTCCAATAGTACAGAGGAAAAAATGCTCAGATCATCAGCTGGTACTGATAAAGCGGCACAGGGTTTTCTAAGCGGTCTACAAAACTATTTTTCAAACGCTAAATAA